From a region of the Mercurialis annua linkage group LG1-X, ddMerAnnu1.2, whole genome shotgun sequence genome:
- the LOC126665143 gene encoding ABSCISIC ACID-INSENSITIVE 5-like protein 1, which produces MVLSESDSIAYGSITKPHSPPLSHSHPQPLHEDSIKDASFSPLSGQNALLSLTLNEIQHKSGKNFGSMNMDEFLANLWNVEDSQVAAQPNQHQSIMKENGVTKPPPLARQGSFSIPAPLCKKTVDEVWFEIQKEQPEQQKPDDIDMDAHEPPQRQQTLGEMTLEDFLVKAGVVQEATSGGSSLQKMVAPIQNFNACLDASFGMGQVMGMGLPAAHQPIGNTFSTGNGFAPYQMFPQTKGFIGEAPNNAKTEQGRMELSMQQNKKRIIDGPPEVVVERRQRRMIKNRESAARSRARKQAYTVELELELNQLKEENAKLKVLVEEIEQNRKEEVLRRMPLIMPKKKADTLRNIRRTVSLAW; this is translated from the exons ATGGTACTTTCTGAATCAGACAGCATTGCATATGGCAGCATTACCAAACCACATTCACCACCATTATCACATTCGCATCCACAACCATTACATGAAGACTCAATCAAGGATGCTTCATTTTCTCCGTTAAGTGGACAAAATGCCCTTTTGTCGCTTACTCTCAACGAAATTCAACACAAAAGTGGTAAGAATTTTGGTTCGATGAACATGGATGAATTTCTTGCTAATTTGTGGAATGTAGAAGATTCTCAAGTTGCTGCGCAACCAAATCAACACCAAAGTATAATGAAAGAAAACGGAGTAACGAAGCCGCCCCCATTAGCACGACAAGGCTCATTCTCGATACCTGCACCACTATGCAAGAAAACGGTGGATGAGGTTTGGTTTGAGATACAAAAGGAGCAACCAGAACAGCAAAAACCTGACGACATTGATATGGACGCTCATGAACCTCCACAACGACAACAAACACTTGGAGAGATGACACTTGAGGATTTTTTAGTAAAAGCCGGTGTAGTTCAAGAAGCTACGTCGGGGGGTTCGTCCTTGCAAAAAATGGTTGCTCCTATTCAAAACTTTAATGCGTGTTTGGATGCAAGTTTTGGAATGGGGCAAGTGATGGGAATGGGATTGCCCGCTGCTCATCAACCTATCGGAAATACTTTCTCAACTGGTAATGGCTTCGCGCCCTATCAAATGTTTCCTCAAACCAAAGGGTTCATTGGAGAAGCACCCAACAATGCTAAAACCGAGCAGGGTCGCATGGAATTGAGCATGCAACAAAACAAGAAAAGGATAATAGATGGTCCGCCAGAAGTAGTCGTCGAGAGGAGGCAACGGAGGATGATAAAAAATAGGGAATCAGCAGCACGATCACGAGCAAGGAAGCAG GCATATACTGTGGAGCTGGAACTAGAACTAAATCAACTTAAAGAAGAGAATGCTAAACTAAAGGTACTTGTG GAGGAAATAGAGCAGAACCGTAAGGAAGAG GTTTTGAGGAGGATGCCATTGATAATGCCAAAAAAGAAGGCAGATACTTTGAGGAACATAAGGAGGACAGTGAGCTTGGCATGGTGA
- the LOC126656896 gene encoding uncharacterized protein LOC126656896, with protein MIGPVAVAVAVCVLGWVYPSLKPPAPKICGSPGDPPVTSPRVKLSDGRHLAYREKGVPKEEAKYKIILVHGFNSSKDLNLPVSKELIEELRIYFLSFDRAGYGESDPFPSRSVKTEAYDIQELADKLQIGPKFYVIGVSMGAYPIYSCLKYIPHRLAGVSLVVPFVHYWWPRLPADVSREGLQRLQKSDRWTFQVARYAPWLFYWWMTQKWFPSLSIMAGNAAVFCPKDMEIIQKRSETPSTGQETKVRQQGDHESLYRDIIAGYSKWEFDPLDISNPFPNNEGSVHIWQGYEDRIIPYQINRYISDKLPWIHYHEVPDAGHLLIYKNDLCEDIIKSLLLG; from the exons ATGATTGGACCAGTAGCAGTAGCTGTAGCTGTTTGTGTTCTGGGTTGGGTTTATCCGTCGCTGAAACCCCCGGCTCCAAAGATATGTGGATCTCCGGGCGATCCGCCGGTCACTTCTCCGAGAGTTAAGCTCAGTGATGGGAGGCATTTGGCCTATAGGGAGAAGGGAGTTCCTAAAGAAGAGGCTAAATACAAGATCATTCTAGTTCATGGCTTTAACAGCTCAAAGGATCTCAATTTACCTGTCTCTAAG GAACTTATAGAGGAGTTAAGGATATACTTCCTTTCATTCGATAGAGCAGGTTACGGAGAGAGTGATCCTTTTCCATCACGATCTGTGAAAACTGAAGCTTATGATATTCAAGAACTTGCAGACAAATTGCAGATTGGTCCAAAATTTTATGTAATTGGAGTTTCAATGGGAGCCTATCCCATATATAGTTGCCTAAAATATATACCACACAG GTTGGCCGGAGTATCCCTCGTAGTTCCATTTGTACACTACTGGTGGCCTCGTCTCCCAGCCGATGTCTCCAGAGAAGGGTTACAAAGGCTTCAAAAATCTGATCGTTGGACGTTTCAGGTTGCTCGCTATGCACCTTGGTTATTTTACTGGTGGATGACCCAGAAATGGTTTCCTTCATTGAGCATAATGGCAGGAAATGCAGCAGTCTTTTGCCCAAAAGATATGGAGATTATTCAGAAGCGGTCTGAAACACCAAGCACTGGTCAG GAAACGAAGGTTCGACAACAAGGTGATCATGAAAGTTTATATAGAGACATTATAGCTGGTTATAGTAAATGGGAATTTGATCCCTTAGATATATCTAATCCTTTTCCTAACAACGAAGGGTCAGTACATATTTGGCAAGGTTATGAAGACAGAATCATTCCTTATCAAATAAATCGATACATCTCAGACAAACTTCCATGGATTCATTATCATGAAGTTCCTGATGCTGGACATTTGTTGATCTACAAGAATGACTTATGTGAAGATATTATTAAGTCGCTTTTACTCGGATGA
- the LOC126656883 gene encoding uncharacterized protein LOC126656883 isoform X1: MYEAAAAAAILVVSVAVLGHKRVKPPPPKICAAVTSPRIKLSDGRHLSYKECGVPKEIAKFKVILVHGFDSSKDIYLPLSQEMIEELGVFILTFDRAGYGESDPNPTRSVKSEAFDIQQLADQLHLGPKFHVIGVSIGTYPIWACLNYLPHRLAGVTLVVPVINFWWPSFPTKLANEVFRKQLKRDQIKLSIAHHVPALVYWWMTQKLFPNCSIMQTHPILLNPRDFQTIKQLSQLPNPHQHKIRQQGEYESLHRDMIVHFGKWEFDPMELKNPFPNNEASVYLWQGHEDKLVPFELQRYVAKKLPWIKYNEVGDGGHLMIHEKKLCEAIFRELLLGEEPSF; encoded by the exons ATGTATGAAGCTGCTGCAGCAGCAGCAATTTTGGTGGTGAGTGTTGCAGTATTAGGACACAAAAGGGTAAAGCCTCCGCCTCCAAAGATTTGCGCTGCAGTCACTTCACCAAGAATCAAGCTTAGTGATGGAAGACATTTGTCTTATAAAGAGTGTGGTGTTCCTAAAGAAATTGCCAAGTTTAAGGTTATTCTTGTTCACGGTTTTGACAGTTCCAAGGACATATATTTGCCTCTCTCTCAA GAGATGATAGAAGAGTTGGGTGTATTTATCCTGACATTTGACAGAGCAGGATATGGAGAAAGTGATCCAAACCCTACAAGATCAGTGAAGAGTGAAGCATTTGATATTCAACAACTTGCTGACCAATTGCATTTGGGTCCCAAATTTCATGTAATTGGTGTTTCTATTGGAACTTATCCTATTTGGGCTTGCCTCAACTATTTACCACACAG GCTTGCTGGGGTGACTCTGGTGGTTCCAGTCATTAATTTCTGGTGGCCATCTTTCCCTACTAAACTGGCAAATGAGGTCTTTAGGAAGCAACTGAAGAGAGATCAAATAAAACTGAGCATTGCTCATCATGTTCCTGCACTAGTATACTGGTGGATGACTCAAAAATTGTTTCCTAATTGCTCTATCATGCAAACACACCCTATACTACTCAATCCAAGAGATTTTCAAACTATAAAGCAACTCTCCCAACTACCAAATCCTCATCAG CACAAGATAAGGCAGCAAGGTGAATATGAATCGCTACATAGAGACATGATAGTGCATTTTGGGAAATGGGAATTTGATCCAATGGAGCTCAAAAATCCATTTCCTAACAATGAGGCTTCTGTCTACTTATGGCAAGGTCATGAGGACAAGCTTGTGCCATTCGAATTGCAGAGATATGTTGCCAAAAAGTTGCCATGGATTAAATATAATGAAGTAGGTGATGGTGGTCATTTGATGATTCATGAAAAGAAGCTTTGTGAAGCTATATTCAGGGAACTATTGCTTGGAGAAGAACCATCTTTTTGA
- the LOC126656876 gene encoding uncharacterized protein LOC126656876, whose amino-acid sequence MGLFSRLKLLNNKKQPHRLSTVPRGQNSCCCCLSADTTSDSQVVSKGQHTSEKQIIHHLHLWIPEIQHNLSKIQSGMVYQTTELLLAQKEESVDDTPANSSKVKLSDGRYLAYREQGVPKNKANYKIILVHGFGSSKEMNFLAPQDLIEELGIYFLLFDRAGYGESSPNPKRTVKSEALDIEELADQLQIGSKFYVIGVSMGSYPIWSCLKYIPHRLAGAGLIVPVINYKWPSLPKNLIKDDYRKNLIQWALWFSRHAPGLLHWWVTQDWIPTNSVLEKNPFFFSAQDLEILKRIPGFPMLTKDKLREQGVFDTLRGDFMAGFGDWEFDPIQLKNPFPQNESSVHIWQGYEDKVVPYQLQRFISGKLPWIRYHEVPHGGHLIVHYKGLCEAVLRSLLLGEEPQKLEQVHP is encoded by the exons ATGGGACTTTTTAGCAggttaaaattgttaaacaaCAAAAAACAACCGCATAGGCTTAGTACTGTACCAAGAGGTCAAAATAGCTGCTGCTGTTGCCTCTCTGCTGATACTACCTCAGACAGTCAAGTTGTCTCCAAGGGTCAACACACATCAGAAAAGCAAATCATACATCATCTCCATCTTTGGATTCCTGAAATACAGCATAACTTATCAAAAATACAGTCAG GCATGGTTTATCAGACTACAGAGCTTCTTCTAGCTCAGAAGGAAGAATCAGTAGATGATACTCCTGCTAATTCATCAAAAGTTAAGCTCAGTGATGGAAGATATCTGGCTTACAGGGAGCAAGGAGTCCCCAAGAACAAAGCCAATTACAAGATTATTCTTGTCCATGGCTTTGGAAGCTCAAAAGAAATGAACTTTTTGGCACCTCAA GATCTAATAGAGGAGTTGGGAATATACTTTCTGCTGTTCGATCGAGCTGGCTATGGAGAAAGTTCTCCAAACCCAAAACGAACTGTAAAGAGTGAAGCACTTGACATTGAAGAACTTGCTGATCAGTTGCAGATAGGATCCAAATTTTATGTGATAGGAGTTTCAATGGGATCATACCCTATCTGGAGTTGTCTCAAATATATACCACACAG GCTAGCTGGTGCAGGACTAATTGTCCCAGTTATCAATTATAAATGGCCTTCTCTTCCGAAAAATTTGATCAAAGATGATTACAGGAAGAATCTCATCCAATGGGCACTCTGGTTCTCAAGGCATGCACCTGGACTTTTACATTGGTGGGTTACTCAAGATTGGATTCCCACAAATTCTGTCCTGGAAAAGAACCCATTTTTCTTTAGTGCTCAAGATTTAGAAATCTTAAAGAGGATACCAGGATTCCCAATGTTAACCAAG GATAAGTTAAGAGAACAAGGAGTTTTTGATACCTTACGCGGTGACTTCATGGCAGGTTTTGGAGATTGGGAGTTTGATCCTATTCAGCTAAAAAATCCATTCCCTCAAAATGAAAGCTCTGTTCACATCTGGCAAGGTTATGAAGATAAGGTTGTGCCATATCAACTTCAAAGATTTATATCAGGAAAACTACCCTGGATTCGGTATCATGAAGTACCTCACGGTGGACATCTAATAGTACATTACAAGGGTTTATGTGAGGCTGTTTTGAGGTCACTTTTACTTGGAGAAGAACCTCAAAAACTAGAACAAGTGCATCCTTAA
- the LOC126656883 gene encoding uncharacterized protein LOC126656883 isoform X2, giving the protein MYEAAAAAAILVVSVAVLGHKRVKPPPPKICAAVTSPRIKLSDGRHLSYKECGVPKEIAKFKVILVHGFDSSKDIYLPLSQEMIEELGVFILTFDRAGYGESDPNPTRSVKSEAFDIQQLADQLHLGPKFHVIGVSIGTYPIWACLNYLPHRLAGVTLVVPVINFWWPSFPTKLANEVFRKQLKRDQIKLSIAHHVPALVYWWMTQKLFPNCSIMQTHPILLNPRDFQTIKQLSQLPNPHQVRLDKTTIDRPRI; this is encoded by the exons ATGTATGAAGCTGCTGCAGCAGCAGCAATTTTGGTGGTGAGTGTTGCAGTATTAGGACACAAAAGGGTAAAGCCTCCGCCTCCAAAGATTTGCGCTGCAGTCACTTCACCAAGAATCAAGCTTAGTGATGGAAGACATTTGTCTTATAAAGAGTGTGGTGTTCCTAAAGAAATTGCCAAGTTTAAGGTTATTCTTGTTCACGGTTTTGACAGTTCCAAGGACATATATTTGCCTCTCTCTCAA GAGATGATAGAAGAGTTGGGTGTATTTATCCTGACATTTGACAGAGCAGGATATGGAGAAAGTGATCCAAACCCTACAAGATCAGTGAAGAGTGAAGCATTTGATATTCAACAACTTGCTGACCAATTGCATTTGGGTCCCAAATTTCATGTAATTGGTGTTTCTATTGGAACTTATCCTATTTGGGCTTGCCTCAACTATTTACCACACAG GCTTGCTGGGGTGACTCTGGTGGTTCCAGTCATTAATTTCTGGTGGCCATCTTTCCCTACTAAACTGGCAAATGAGGTCTTTAGGAAGCAACTGAAGAGAGATCAAATAAAACTGAGCATTGCTCATCATGTTCCTGCACTAGTATACTGGTGGATGACTCAAAAATTGTTTCCTAATTGCTCTATCATGCAAACACACCCTATACTACTCAATCCAAGAGATTTTCAAACTATAAAGCAACTCTCCCAACTACCAAATCCTCATCAG GTCCGATTGGACAAAACTACCATAGATCGGCCTCGAATATAG